A region of Stigmatopora nigra isolate UIUO_SnigA chromosome 6, RoL_Snig_1.1, whole genome shotgun sequence DNA encodes the following proteins:
- the LOC144198335 gene encoding type-2 ice-structuring protein-like: MLAVSLVLCAIVALATADHHNVTHVLDAASCPPGWSTLKDRCYFFDNNAKSWVQAEAACQALGGNLASIRSDEENTYVKSLANNAAAWVGGTDCQTAGAWFWMDGTQMLHTYWCPLKPDNQLAECCLQINTGVNKCWDDVPCSHTLPYVCTRHT, translated from the exons ATGCTGGCTGTGTCTTTAGTTTTGTGTGCCATTGTGGCACTGGCTACTGCTGATC ATCATAACGTGACTCACGTATTGGACGCAGCAAGCTGTCCACCTGGCTGGAGCACATTAAAAGACCGTTGTTACTTCTTTGATAATAATGCCAAGAGCTGGGTGCAGGCTGAG GCAGCTTGCCAGGCGCTTGGAGGGAATCTTGCATCTATACGCAGCGATGAGGAAAACACCTACGTTAAAAGCCTGGCTAACAATGCAGCTGCCTGGGTTGGAGGCACCGATTGCCAAACT GCTGGAGCCTGGTTCTGGATGGATGGTACGCAAATGTTGCATACCTACTGGTGTCCACTCAAACCAGACAATCAGCTGGCAGAGTGCTGTCTACAGATTAATACTGGTG TGAACAAATGCTGGGATGACGTGCCCTGTAGCCATACCCTTCCATACGTTTGTACAAGACATACTTAG
- the rfc1 gene encoding replication factor C subunit 1, whose translation MDIRRFFAPSTQKSTPNGNTSTTRILISSDEEVKKNKGSKTKKQETDARRVRDKKRKKHAVIESDSDSEEKDKKSKKKQKVGKVTQSLKKDPVVCVLETDSDSDNFESLKKASITKQNGTTEKISSRSGGKESAKTPIKSSSHLKIGVKCPTTTLVTPKTVPPTQTPKKHTSVFDYFGSGSIQRSEKKLVGSTKRKTPAQDTDDLSDEQIAKHLQILGDAELEKQVHEDEDFARTLAMLDEEPQAKKACQNPGKGEDEDDAFPRKMRAVSPSKTPRKCDVLDDIIAPTPKKSPAPVKPSSKLGMMKKRDEKKNDTTKSKELTKLKVSPKKEPLSVSSSEILSKTGTALQTSPNEPASTRTDEAEKKKPNASAYRNYLNRDGPRALGSKEIPMGAENCLEGCVFVVTGVLESLERDDTKSLIERYGGKVTGNVSKKTTYLVQGRDSGVSKLEKAESFGTKILSEDDLLELIRTKPGKKSKYEIMAETECKTLKTRTPPGSASKLTPKASKISPSKGNSKSPHTPSPSKTGQTTGHSAKKTDRETPTGKGSSRIARRDLGLSSSTIQSSRSHPDTKPVKEDGSTLLWVDKYRPISLKALIGQQGDQSCANKLMRWLKNWYNRHSSGNSKPSAARFGKFGAGKDDGSGFKAALLSGPPGVGKTTTAALVCEELGFSYVEMNASCTRSKTNLKEVVAESLNNTSIESFYKGTSQKVSTRHVLIMDEVDGMAGNEDRGGIQEMIGLIRNSKIPIICMCNDRNHQKIRSLANYCFDLRFQRPRVEQIKGAMMSIAFKEGIKIPPPALNEIILAANQDIRQVIHNLSMWSAKDKVMTYEQCKSDANSARKHLKMGPFDVCRKVFAGGEETARMSLIDKSDLFFHDYSLAPLFVQENYVHVRPAAAGGDAKSHLVLLSKTADSISDGDLVDRRIRSGQNWSLLPTQAIFASVIPGELMRGYMNQFPTFPSWLGKNSSTNKHSRLVQELTSHMALKTMSSRRAVNLDYLFFLRQALLNPLQQLAAEGAVQAVQLLDDYQLIREDVDGLMEGASWGGQPDPYSKLDSKVKAAFTRAYNKVVHLTPYSLQAVKKGRQGGAEDSELGTQDTENAVVSEDEKDNLSADAMIKQSKTKESKKEKAADSGKGRGKGKGKVKAKK comes from the exons ATG GATATTCGGCGATTCTTTGCACCGTCAACACAGAAATCGACTCCTAATGGAAACACGAGCACAACGAGGATTCTGATTTCCTCAGACGAAGAGGTGAAAAAGAATAAAGGCTCCAAG ACGAAGAAACAAGAAACCGATGCAAGACGAGTGCGTgacaaaaaacgcaaaaaacacGCAGTCATAGAATCAG ATTCTGACTCGgaggagaaagacaaaaagtccaagaaaaaacagaaagttggcaagGTTACACAATCTTTGAAGAAAGACCCTGTTGTCTGCGTCTTGGAAACAG ACTCAGACAGTGACAACTTTGAATCCTTGAAGAAGGCCTCCATAACCAAGCAAAATGGCACCACTGAAAAGATAAGCTCGAGGTCTGGTGGTAAAGAGTCTGCTAAAACTCCCATCAAGTCATCCTCTCACTTGAAAATTGGAGTTAAATGTCCCACTACTACGCTGGTCACGCCAAAGACTGTCCCACCCACTcagacccccaaaaaacataccTCCGTATTTGACTATTTTGGCTCCGGAAGCATCCAGCGCTCAGAAAAGAAGCTGGTCGGCAGCACTAAACGAAAGACC CCCGCCCAAGACACAGATGATCTGAGCGATGAGCAAATTGCTAAACACCTGCAAATTTTGGGGGATGCTGAG CTGGAGAAGCAGGTCCATGAAGATGAAGACTTTGCACGAACTCTCGCCATGTTGGATGAGGAGCCCCAAGCAAAGAAG GCCTGTCAGAACCCGGGGAAAGgcgaggatgaggatgatgcaTTCCCCAGAAAGATGCGTGCAGTCAGTCCATCCAAGACTCCCAGAAAGTGTGACGTGTTAGATGACATCATTGCTCCTACACCCAAGAAAAGCCCTGCTCCTGTCAAACCAAGTTCCAAACTAGGAATGATGAAGAAAAGggacgagaaaaaaaatgacaccacaAAGAGCAAAGAACTGACAAAATTGAAAGTCTCTCCCAAAAAGGAGCCACTCTCTGTGTCAAGCAGTGAaatattgtccaaaacaggAACTGCACTTCAAACATCTCCCAATGAGCCAGCG AGTACAAGGACTGACGAAgcagagaagaagaagcccaatGCTTCGGCATACAGGAATTACCTCAACAGAGATGGACCGCGAGCACTGGGTTCCAAAGAAATCCCCATG GGTGCAGAGAACTGTTTGGAAGGTTGCGTCTTTGTGGTGACAGGCGTCCTGGAGTCACTGGAGAGAGATGACACCAAATCCCTCATAGAGCGATACGGTGGCAAAGTGACAGGCAATGTCAGCAAGAAAACCACATACCTGGTGCAGGGCAGAGACAGTGGTGTTTCAAAGCTGGAGAAG GCGGAGAGTTTTGGTACCAAAATCCTTAGCGAAGATGATCTTTTGGAGCTGATCAGGACAAAACCAGGGAAGAAGTCCAAGTATGAGATCATGGCAGAGACTGAG TGCAAAACCCTGAAGACCAGGACTCCTCCTGGCTCGGCCTCCAAGTTGACCCCTAAAGCTTCAAAGATCTCCCCTTCCAAAGGGAACTCCAAATCccctcacactccaagtccctcAAAGACTGGACAGACCACCGGTCACAGTGCCAAGAAGACAGATCGCGAAACCCCTACTGGAAAAGGCTCTTCTCGAATAGCTCGTAGGGATTTGGGTCTTTCTTCCTCCACCATTCAATCTTCTCGATCACACCCAGACACAAAACCAGTCAAAGAAGATGGTTCTACTCTACTATGGGTCGACAAATACCGTCCAATCTCTCTGAAGGCATTGATTGGTCAGCAAGGGGACCAGAGCTGTGCAAACAAACTGATGCGCTGGCTGAAAAACTGGTACAATCGTCACAGCAGTGGCAATTCAAAGCCATCCG CCGCCAGATTTGGAAAGTTTGGGGCAGGAAAAGATGACGGATCAGGATTCAAAGCTGCTCTACTCTCCGGCCCACCAGGTGTGGGAAAGACCACTACAGCAGCCCTGGTTTGTGAG GAGTTGGGCTTCAGCTACGTGGAGATGAATGCCAGTTGCACACGCAGTAAAACTAACCTGAAAGAAGTGGTTGCTGAATCCCTTAACAATACCAGTATTGAAAGCTTCTACAAAG GTACATCCCAGAAAGTGAGCACAAGACATGTGTTGATCATGGATGAGGTGGACGGCATGGCAGGCAATGAAGATCGGGGCGGTATACAG GAAATGATTGGCCTCATCAGAAATTCCAAGATTCCCATCATCTGCATGTGCAATGACCGGAACCACCAGAAGATCAGATCGTTAGCCAATTACTGCTTCGATCTGCGCTTCCAGAGGCCGCGAGTGGAGCAGATCAAG GGCGCAATGATGTCCATCGCTTTCAAGGAAGGAATCAAGATTCCACCTCCGGCACTTAATGAAATAATCCTGGCGGCCAATCAAGACATCAGACAG GTGATACACAACCTCAGCATGTGGTCGGCGAAAGACAAGGTGATGACTTACGAGCAATGCAAGTCTGACGCTAACAGCGCCCGCAAGCACTTGAAGATGGGCCCCTTTGACGTCTGCCGAAAAGTGTTTGCCGGCGGTGAAGAGACGGCTCGCATGAGCCTCATCGACAAATCCGATCTTTTTTTCCACGACTACTCGCTAGCGCCCCTATTTGTCCAGGAGAACTACGTGCACGTCCGGCCCGCAGCAGCTGG CGGTGATGCCAAGTCCCACCTGGTCCTGCTCAGTAAAACGGCTGACTCCATCAGCGACGGAGACCTGGTGGACCGACGCATACGCTCTGGACAAAACTGGTCTCTACTACCCACACAG GCCATTTTCGCCAGCGTCATCCCAGGCGAGCTCATGAGAGGTTACATGAATCAGTTCCCAACATTCCCGAGCTGGCTGGGCAAAAACTCCTCGACAAACAAACATTCCCGCCTTGTCCAAGAGCTGACCTCGCACATGGCTTTGAA GACCATGAGCAGCAGAAGGGCGGTAAACCTGGACTACCTCTTCTTTCTGCGGCAAGCCCTGCTCAACCCCCTTCAGCAGCTGGCGGCGGAGGGTGCCGTTCAGGCTGTGCAGTTACTAGATGACTACCAACTCATCAGGGAAGACGTGGATGGCTTGATGGAAGGAGCTTCGTGGGGTGGACAGCCTGACCCCTACTCCAAATTAGACTCCAAG GTCAAGGCAGCATTCACCCGGGCGTACAACAAGGTGGTACATCTGACACCTTACTCCCTGCAAGCTGTCAAAAAGGGGCGTCAGGGCGGTGCTGAAGACTCTGAACTGGGAACGCAGGACACTGAAAATGCTGTGGTGTCTGAAGATGAGAAAGACAACCTCAGCGCTGATGCAATGATCAAA CAAAGTAAGACCAAGGAGTCCAAGAAGGAAAAGGCTGCCGATTCTGGGAAAGGTAGAGGCAAAGGAAAAGGAAAGGTCAAGGCTAAAAAGTGA
- the klhl5 gene encoding kelch-like protein 5 isoform X1 has protein sequence MSSGSSNPSSIFDVKQILRTKLRWFGHTADPPTRSPSLKDHLPGSAMGGHSFSSSSPEDERPSSVNGNRSTPPGIADSHGRLVTSGSAGSDLCHGRKFGESPRSRSCSGGAEATGNSCSCQPACASSPAAWASPTPRSCLVSNMEPSGEASIVDPDISTCNLDTLSSDVSLEPCPEEGVFMAPSHAEVTFRKMESFWNSRRLCDVTLVAGDRQIPAHRLVLSSASDYFAAMFNSDMQEAKQDEVKLDGVDPNALWVLVQYAYTGRLELQEGTIESLLSASCLLQFSSVIQACSSFLVKQLHSSNCLGISSYANAHSFHDLQRAAHIYAMEHFKDVVKSQEFLLLPVEEMEQMLMSDDINVADEETVATSLLSWVNHDVAARQCHLPQLLAHVRLPLLQAQFLADLERNPLLQDNMICQALLMEGMKYHLLPLRRSLLQSRRTRPRKATVGTMFAVGGMKGVNEASTIEEYCLRRDTWEQVATMSGRRIQFGVAVLEGCLYVVGGRDECKTLDTVERYNPRSKSWSVMVPISTLRHSLGVAVLEGPMYAVGGHNGLSYLSSVERWHPQNRQWSCVASMTTPRSSGGVAVLNKKLYVVGGRDCYSYLKSVECFDPHTNRWNECAPMAEQRVGLGVGTWNGFLYAIGGQDASGLQLESVERYDPQTDMWTPMAPMSIGRNAVGVCLLGERLYAVGGHNGQAYLNKVEAYDPQTNEWTQVASLHLCQAGSGVVAVKL, from the exons ATGTCGAGTGGCAGCTCCAACCCTTCCTCGATCTTCGATGTCAAGCAGATCCTTCGCACCAAACTGAGGTGGTTCGGCCACACTGCAGACCCTCCGACTCGATCTCCGTCACTGAAAGACCATTTACCCGGGAGCGCAATGGGCGGCCactccttctcctcttcctcccccgaGGATGAGCGACCTTCTTCGGTCAACGGGAACCGCTCGACTCCCCCCGGCATCGCCGATAGCCACGGCAGGCTAGTGACGAGTGGCAGTGCCGGCTCGGATCTTTGTCATGGAAGAAAGTTTGGAGAATCGCCGAGGAGTCGGAGCTGCTCGGGTGGAGCTGAAGCGACGGGGAACTCCTGCTCCTGCCAGCCGGCGTGCGCTAGCTCCCCCGCGGCGTGGGCTTCTCCGACGCCACGGTCTTGCCTGGTCTCGAACATGGAGCCCTCTGGTGAGGCGAGCATCGTGGATCCTGACATCAGCACCTGCAA CCTGGACACGCTGTCCTCAGATGTGTCGCTGGAGCCGTGCCCAGAGGAGGGCGTGTTCATGGCACCGTCCCATGCTGAAGTCACTTTCCGTAAGATGGAGAGCTTCTGGAATAGTCGCCGGCTGTGTGACGTTACGCTGGTGGCTGGAGACAGACAGATTCCTGCGCACAG GTTGGTTCTGTCATCTGCATCTGACTACTTTGCGGCCATGTTCAACAGTGACATGCAGGAGGCCAAGCAGGACGAGGTCAAGTTGGATGGCGTTGACCCAAATGCATTGTGGGTGCTGGTGCAATATGCTTACACAG GCCGCCTGGAGTTACAAGAGGGCACCATCGAGTCCCTGCTATCAGCTTCCTGTCTACTCCAGTTTTCTTCTGTCATCCAGGCTTGTTCTTCTTTCCTCGTGAAGCAACTCCATTCTTCCAACTGTCTCGGCATCAGCTCGTACGCCAACGCTCACAGCTTTCACGACCTTCAGAGAGCCGCACACATCTACGCCATG GAACATTTCAAGGATGTGGTCAAGAGCCAAGAGTTCCTACTTCTGCCAGTGGAGGAGATGGAGCAGATGCTCATGTCTGATGATATCAATGTTGCGGATGAAGAGACGGTGGCAACCTCTTTGCTATCGTGGGTGAATCACGACGTCGCCGCTCGACAATGTCACCTGCCGCAGCTTCTTGCTCACGTCAGACTACCTTTGCTACAGGCCCAG TTCTTAGCAGACTTGGAGAGGAACCCCCTACTCCAAGACAACATGATCTGCCAGGCGCTGTTGATGGAAGGGATGAAGTACCACCTCTTGCCTCTGCGGCGGTCCCTACTTCAGAGCCGGCGTACAAGGCCTCGCAAAGCCACCGTTGGGACCATGTTTGCAGTTGGTGGAATGAAGGGTGTTAATG aggCCTCTACTATTGAAGAGTACTGCCTACGGCGGGACACTTGGGAGCAGGTGGCTACCATGAGCGGTCGAAGGATTCAGTTTGGGGTGGCTGTCCTGGAGGGCTGCCTTTATGTGGTTGGAGGTCGAGACGAATGTAAGACTCTGGATACGGTGGAGCGTTACAATCCAAGGTCCAAGTCCTGGAGTGTCATGGTACCCATATCCACACTGAGGCACAGTCTAG GTGTTGCAGTGCTTGAAGGACCAATGTACGCTGTAGGAGGACACAACGGTTTAAGCTACCTCAGTTCAGTGGAAAG GTGGCATCCTCAAAATCGTCAATGGAGCTGTGTTGCCAGTATGACTACGCCCAGAAGCTCAGGTGGAGTGGCAGTACTCAACAAGAA ATTATATGTAGTCGGGGGTCGTGATTGTTATTCCTACCTTAAGTCAGTGGAGTGTTTTGACCCTCACACCAACAG GTGGAATGAATGCGCTCCCATGGCGGAACAACGAGTCGGCCTGGGGGTAGGAACGTGGAACGGCTTCCTGTACGCAATCGGAGGGCAAGATGCTTCCGGCTTACAGCTCGAGAGTGTGGAGAG ATATGACCCCCAAACTGACATGTGGACACCAATGGCCCCGATGAGCATTGGCAGAAACGCAGTGGGTGTCTGTCTCCTTGGAGAACGTCTGTACGCCGTCGGTGGTCACAACGGCCAAGCCTATCTCAATAAAGTGGAGGCTTATGACCCTCAGACCAACGAGTGGACTCAG GTGGCATCACTGCATCTTTGCCAAGCTGGATCAGGTGTGGTGGCGGTTAAGCTGTGA
- the klhl5 gene encoding kelch-like protein 5 isoform X2 produces MLAQKCSHILRMCRDILDTLSSDVSLEPCPEEGVFMAPSHAEVTFRKMESFWNSRRLCDVTLVAGDRQIPAHRLVLSSASDYFAAMFNSDMQEAKQDEVKLDGVDPNALWVLVQYAYTGRLELQEGTIESLLSASCLLQFSSVIQACSSFLVKQLHSSNCLGISSYANAHSFHDLQRAAHIYAMEHFKDVVKSQEFLLLPVEEMEQMLMSDDINVADEETVATSLLSWVNHDVAARQCHLPQLLAHVRLPLLQAQFLADLERNPLLQDNMICQALLMEGMKYHLLPLRRSLLQSRRTRPRKATVGTMFAVGGMKGVNEASTIEEYCLRRDTWEQVATMSGRRIQFGVAVLEGCLYVVGGRDECKTLDTVERYNPRSKSWSVMVPISTLRHSLGVAVLEGPMYAVGGHNGLSYLSSVERWHPQNRQWSCVASMTTPRSSGGVAVLNKKLYVVGGRDCYSYLKSVECFDPHTNRWNECAPMAEQRVGLGVGTWNGFLYAIGGQDASGLQLESVERYDPQTDMWTPMAPMSIGRNAVGVCLLGERLYAVGGHNGQAYLNKVEAYDPQTNEWTQVASLHLCQAGSGVVAVKL; encoded by the exons ATGTTGGCTCAGAAGTGCTCACACATTTTGAGGATGTGCAGAGATAT CCTGGACACGCTGTCCTCAGATGTGTCGCTGGAGCCGTGCCCAGAGGAGGGCGTGTTCATGGCACCGTCCCATGCTGAAGTCACTTTCCGTAAGATGGAGAGCTTCTGGAATAGTCGCCGGCTGTGTGACGTTACGCTGGTGGCTGGAGACAGACAGATTCCTGCGCACAG GTTGGTTCTGTCATCTGCATCTGACTACTTTGCGGCCATGTTCAACAGTGACATGCAGGAGGCCAAGCAGGACGAGGTCAAGTTGGATGGCGTTGACCCAAATGCATTGTGGGTGCTGGTGCAATATGCTTACACAG GCCGCCTGGAGTTACAAGAGGGCACCATCGAGTCCCTGCTATCAGCTTCCTGTCTACTCCAGTTTTCTTCTGTCATCCAGGCTTGTTCTTCTTTCCTCGTGAAGCAACTCCATTCTTCCAACTGTCTCGGCATCAGCTCGTACGCCAACGCTCACAGCTTTCACGACCTTCAGAGAGCCGCACACATCTACGCCATG GAACATTTCAAGGATGTGGTCAAGAGCCAAGAGTTCCTACTTCTGCCAGTGGAGGAGATGGAGCAGATGCTCATGTCTGATGATATCAATGTTGCGGATGAAGAGACGGTGGCAACCTCTTTGCTATCGTGGGTGAATCACGACGTCGCCGCTCGACAATGTCACCTGCCGCAGCTTCTTGCTCACGTCAGACTACCTTTGCTACAGGCCCAG TTCTTAGCAGACTTGGAGAGGAACCCCCTACTCCAAGACAACATGATCTGCCAGGCGCTGTTGATGGAAGGGATGAAGTACCACCTCTTGCCTCTGCGGCGGTCCCTACTTCAGAGCCGGCGTACAAGGCCTCGCAAAGCCACCGTTGGGACCATGTTTGCAGTTGGTGGAATGAAGGGTGTTAATG aggCCTCTACTATTGAAGAGTACTGCCTACGGCGGGACACTTGGGAGCAGGTGGCTACCATGAGCGGTCGAAGGATTCAGTTTGGGGTGGCTGTCCTGGAGGGCTGCCTTTATGTGGTTGGAGGTCGAGACGAATGTAAGACTCTGGATACGGTGGAGCGTTACAATCCAAGGTCCAAGTCCTGGAGTGTCATGGTACCCATATCCACACTGAGGCACAGTCTAG GTGTTGCAGTGCTTGAAGGACCAATGTACGCTGTAGGAGGACACAACGGTTTAAGCTACCTCAGTTCAGTGGAAAG GTGGCATCCTCAAAATCGTCAATGGAGCTGTGTTGCCAGTATGACTACGCCCAGAAGCTCAGGTGGAGTGGCAGTACTCAACAAGAA ATTATATGTAGTCGGGGGTCGTGATTGTTATTCCTACCTTAAGTCAGTGGAGTGTTTTGACCCTCACACCAACAG GTGGAATGAATGCGCTCCCATGGCGGAACAACGAGTCGGCCTGGGGGTAGGAACGTGGAACGGCTTCCTGTACGCAATCGGAGGGCAAGATGCTTCCGGCTTACAGCTCGAGAGTGTGGAGAG ATATGACCCCCAAACTGACATGTGGACACCAATGGCCCCGATGAGCATTGGCAGAAACGCAGTGGGTGTCTGTCTCCTTGGAGAACGTCTGTACGCCGTCGGTGGTCACAACGGCCAAGCCTATCTCAATAAAGTGGAGGCTTATGACCCTCAGACCAACGAGTGGACTCAG GTGGCATCACTGCATCTTTGCCAAGCTGGATCAGGTGTGGTGGCGGTTAAGCTGTGA
- the klhl5 gene encoding kelch-like protein 5 isoform X3, which yields MAPSHAEVTFRKMESFWNSRRLCDVTLVAGDRQIPAHRLVLSSASDYFAAMFNSDMQEAKQDEVKLDGVDPNALWVLVQYAYTGRLELQEGTIESLLSASCLLQFSSVIQACSSFLVKQLHSSNCLGISSYANAHSFHDLQRAAHIYAMEHFKDVVKSQEFLLLPVEEMEQMLMSDDINVADEETVATSLLSWVNHDVAARQCHLPQLLAHVRLPLLQAQFLADLERNPLLQDNMICQALLMEGMKYHLLPLRRSLLQSRRTRPRKATVGTMFAVGGMKGVNEASTIEEYCLRRDTWEQVATMSGRRIQFGVAVLEGCLYVVGGRDECKTLDTVERYNPRSKSWSVMVPISTLRHSLGVAVLEGPMYAVGGHNGLSYLSSVERWHPQNRQWSCVASMTTPRSSGGVAVLNKKLYVVGGRDCYSYLKSVECFDPHTNRWNECAPMAEQRVGLGVGTWNGFLYAIGGQDASGLQLESVERYDPQTDMWTPMAPMSIGRNAVGVCLLGERLYAVGGHNGQAYLNKVEAYDPQTNEWTQVASLHLCQAGSGVVAVKL from the exons ATGGCACCGTCCCATGCTGAAGTCACTTTCCGTAAGATGGAGAGCTTCTGGAATAGTCGCCGGCTGTGTGACGTTACGCTGGTGGCTGGAGACAGACAGATTCCTGCGCACAG GTTGGTTCTGTCATCTGCATCTGACTACTTTGCGGCCATGTTCAACAGTGACATGCAGGAGGCCAAGCAGGACGAGGTCAAGTTGGATGGCGTTGACCCAAATGCATTGTGGGTGCTGGTGCAATATGCTTACACAG GCCGCCTGGAGTTACAAGAGGGCACCATCGAGTCCCTGCTATCAGCTTCCTGTCTACTCCAGTTTTCTTCTGTCATCCAGGCTTGTTCTTCTTTCCTCGTGAAGCAACTCCATTCTTCCAACTGTCTCGGCATCAGCTCGTACGCCAACGCTCACAGCTTTCACGACCTTCAGAGAGCCGCACACATCTACGCCATG GAACATTTCAAGGATGTGGTCAAGAGCCAAGAGTTCCTACTTCTGCCAGTGGAGGAGATGGAGCAGATGCTCATGTCTGATGATATCAATGTTGCGGATGAAGAGACGGTGGCAACCTCTTTGCTATCGTGGGTGAATCACGACGTCGCCGCTCGACAATGTCACCTGCCGCAGCTTCTTGCTCACGTCAGACTACCTTTGCTACAGGCCCAG TTCTTAGCAGACTTGGAGAGGAACCCCCTACTCCAAGACAACATGATCTGCCAGGCGCTGTTGATGGAAGGGATGAAGTACCACCTCTTGCCTCTGCGGCGGTCCCTACTTCAGAGCCGGCGTACAAGGCCTCGCAAAGCCACCGTTGGGACCATGTTTGCAGTTGGTGGAATGAAGGGTGTTAATG aggCCTCTACTATTGAAGAGTACTGCCTACGGCGGGACACTTGGGAGCAGGTGGCTACCATGAGCGGTCGAAGGATTCAGTTTGGGGTGGCTGTCCTGGAGGGCTGCCTTTATGTGGTTGGAGGTCGAGACGAATGTAAGACTCTGGATACGGTGGAGCGTTACAATCCAAGGTCCAAGTCCTGGAGTGTCATGGTACCCATATCCACACTGAGGCACAGTCTAG GTGTTGCAGTGCTTGAAGGACCAATGTACGCTGTAGGAGGACACAACGGTTTAAGCTACCTCAGTTCAGTGGAAAG GTGGCATCCTCAAAATCGTCAATGGAGCTGTGTTGCCAGTATGACTACGCCCAGAAGCTCAGGTGGAGTGGCAGTACTCAACAAGAA ATTATATGTAGTCGGGGGTCGTGATTGTTATTCCTACCTTAAGTCAGTGGAGTGTTTTGACCCTCACACCAACAG GTGGAATGAATGCGCTCCCATGGCGGAACAACGAGTCGGCCTGGGGGTAGGAACGTGGAACGGCTTCCTGTACGCAATCGGAGGGCAAGATGCTTCCGGCTTACAGCTCGAGAGTGTGGAGAG ATATGACCCCCAAACTGACATGTGGACACCAATGGCCCCGATGAGCATTGGCAGAAACGCAGTGGGTGTCTGTCTCCTTGGAGAACGTCTGTACGCCGTCGGTGGTCACAACGGCCAAGCCTATCTCAATAAAGTGGAGGCTTATGACCCTCAGACCAACGAGTGGACTCAG GTGGCATCACTGCATCTTTGCCAAGCTGGATCAGGTGTGGTGGCGGTTAAGCTGTGA
- the LOC144197750 gene encoding uncharacterized protein LOC144197750, which produces MTRTIVTKPLLLMIFIFIICLPDWFTLYPASKLNIFCLPCKWDQRVKDRENWSADMEMGRKTSYDSLRKACGERIANSSLRQDKMWIEDPGTRIYMCETQGSVPELHGNNSCSEAKIDIEILMKLQHGDADTLKLTLYGHTNSSSLQLHPLEDETDDGGQSVVIYCCHQAPLTSETSNYIVCLVRLWNHTISNAAEKKELGQTQDEWSGMLRILWLVLLSVALLSLTLALIRQMKRSGTCKKVLPHGHGVNRHQIKGQKTQSHREAGRNGLTWSGLPSIEEVEVIDDPEIVPDGHVDYSNVTSEEIMNPGRILERYS; this is translated from the exons ATGACAAGGACAATTGTGACTAAACCTCTCCTTCTCATGatcttcattttcatcatttgcctTCCAGATTGGTTCACTTTGTATCCAG CGTCAAAATTGAACATATTCTGCTTGCCCTGCAAATGGGACCAGCGAGTGAAGGACAGAGAGAATTGGAGTGCAGATATGGAGATGGGAAGAAAGACGTCATATGACTCCCTGCGAAAGGCTTGTGGCGAGAGAATTGCCAACAGTAGCCTAAGGCAAGACAAGATGTGGATTGAGGACCCTGGTACACGGATTTACATGTGTGAAACACAAGGGAGTGTGCCGGAATTACATGGTAACAACTCTTGTTCAG AAGCAAAGATTGACATTGAGATATTGATGAAGCTCCAACACGGAGATGCTGACACCCTGAAGCTTACTTTATATGGCCACACTAATAGCAGCTCCCTACAGCTTCACCCACTTGAGGACGAGACAGATGATGGGGGTCAAAGCGTGGTAATTTATTGCTGTCACCAAGCCCCCCTCACTTCAGAGACATCCAATTACATTGTGTGTCTGGTGAGACTATGGAATCACACAATTTCTAACGCTGCAGAAAAgaaggagcttggacagacgcAAG ATGAGTGGAGTGGAATGTTAAGAATTCTTTGGCTGGTTCTTTTGTCTGTGGCATTGTTGAGTTTGACCTTGGCTTTAATCAGACAAATGAAACGAAGTGGAACCTGCA AGAAAGTGCTTCCCCATGGTCATGGTGTAAACAGGCATCAAATTAAAggtcaaaaaacacaaagccaTAGAGAGGCAGGGAGAAATGGCCTGACATGGTCAG GACTGCCTTCAATTGAAGAGGTTGAAGTCATTG ATGATCCTGAAATTGTACCAGATGGACATGTGGACTACTCTAATGTTACCAGTGAAGAAATAATGAACCCAG GTAGAATACTGGAGAGATACAGCTAA